Proteins co-encoded in one Juglans regia cultivar Chandler chromosome 16, Walnut 2.0, whole genome shotgun sequence genomic window:
- the LOC109012528 gene encoding myrcene synthase, chloroplastic-like translates to MSLQILDSVRTCNPTRGLLPSKNPISPIPSGAGNVSDHHPLQSTTILNNSSTDSITVRRSADYRPTIWSYDYIQSLRSEYGESCTKQVIEKLKEEVRMMFKEGVDPLKKLELIDVLQRLGLSYHFEDEIKSILESIYNTTHGGGDMRKESLYATSLGFRLLRQNGYNVPQEIFNSFKDEKGSFLTRLCDDIEGMLGLYEASFLLIDGEGILEEARDFSIKHLTGYLEKSKDQNLSAMVSHALELPLHWRMLRLETRWYIDVYRSKEGMNPLLLKLAELDFNVVQAAHQEDLKQASRWWKSTGLEETLTFARDRLMENFFWTVGVIFQPNFGYCRRMLTKLITLMTIIDDVYDVYGSLEELELFTDAIERWDTNAMDRLPYYMKICFLTLHNAVNEMAFDVLKEQGFHIIRYLKKVMVDLCRSFMLEAKWFYTGYKPSFQEYIENAWISIAAPVVLVHAYFLVTNPITTEALECLEGYPDIIRWSSLLVRLTDDLGTSKDELKRGDVPKSIQCYMNETGVDVDEDDAREYIRSLISATWKKMNKEQLILTSPLSKIYVESAINLARMAQCTYQHGDGHGVQDGDTKDRILSLLVRPIPIDKDH, encoded by the exons ATGTCTCTCCAAATTCTTGATTCAGTCCGAACTTGCAATCCAACTAGAGGATTGCTCCCATCTAAAAATCCCATCTCACCTATACCATCAGGAGCTGGCAATGTTTCTGATCATCATCCTTTACAAAGCACGACAATCCTAAACAACTCAAGCACCGACTCCATTACTGTTCGACGTTCAGCAGATTACCGACCTACCATTTGGTCCTATGATTATATTCAATCACTGAGAAGTGAATAT GGGGAGTCATGCACAAAACAAGTAATTGAGAAGCTGAAGGAAGAAGTGAGGATGATGTTTAAGGAAGGTGTTGATCCTTTGAAGAAATTGGAGCTGATTGATGTCTTGCAAAGGCTTGGATTATCTTACCACTTCGAGGACGAAATAAAGAGCATTTTGGAAAGTATATACAATACTACTCATGGTGGTGGTGATATGCGCAAGGAGAGTTTATATGCCACATCTCTTGGGTTTAGACTGCTAAGACAAAATGGATATAATGTGCCTCAAG AGATTTTCAATAGTTTCAAGGATGAAAAGGGAAGTTTTTTGACACGCCTTTGTGACGACATTGAGGGAATGTTGGGTTTGTATGAAGCCTCGTTCCTTTTAATAGATGGTGAAGGTATCTTGGAAGAAGCAAGAGATTTTTCAATCAAGCATCTTACAGGCTACTTGGAGAAAAGCAAAGACCAAAATCTTTCTGCCATGGTGAGCCATGCTCTAGAGCTTCCACTCCATTGGAGGATGCTAAGGTTGGAAACAAGGTGGTATATTGATGTATATAGGAGCAAAGAAGGCATGAACCCTCTCTTGCTAAAGCTTGCAGAACTGGATTTCAACGTGGTACAAGCAGCCCATCAAGAAGATCTAAAACAAGCATCAAG GTGGTGGAAGAGTACTGGGTTGGAAGAGACGTTGACCTTTGCGAGGGATAGGCTGATGGAGAATTTCTTCTGGACAGTGGGAGTAATATTTCAGCCTAATTTTGGATATTGTAGGAGAATGTTGACAAAGCTCATCACACTGATGACAATAATAGATGATGTTTATGATGTATATGGTTCTTTGGAAGAACTGGAGCTCTTCACAGATGCCATTGAGAG ATGGGATACCAATGCAATGGATCGACTCCCATATTACATGAAGATATGTTTCCTTACTCTCCACAACGCCGTCAACGAAATGGCTTTCGACGTGCTAAAGGAACAAGGATTCCACATCATTCGTTACCTTAAGAAAGTG ATGGTAGATTTGTGTAGATCTTTTATGTTGGAAGCTAAGTGGTTCTACACCGGATATAAACCAAGCTTTCAAGAATACATAGAGAATGCATGGATCTCAATTGCAGCACCAGTTGTATTGGTGCATGCATATTTTCTTGTCACGAATCCAATAACTACAGAAGCTTTGGAGTGCTTGGAAGGGTACCCAGATATAATCCGTTGGTCATCTCTGTTAGTAAGGCTTACTGATGATCTTGGAACCTCTAAG GATGAGCTAAAAAGAGGCGATGTTCCTAAATCAATCCAATGTTATATGAACGAAACCggtgttgatgttgatgaagatgatgcTCGTGAATACATAAGATCTTTGATTAGTGCGACgtggaagaagatgaataaaGAACAACTGATCTTAACTTCTCCcttatcaaaaatatatgttgaaaGCGCTATAAACCTTGCAAGAATGGCCCAATGCACATACCAGCATGGAGATGGACATGGCGTTCAAGATGGTGACACTAAGGATCGTATTTTGTCATTACTTGTTCGTCCCATTCCTATAGATAAAGATcattaa